Within Enterobacter sp. RHBSTW-00175, the genomic segment CGACGTCCCTCACGCTTCTGCTCCAGCAACCGCTAAAACTCCACGATATGCAGGTGGTGCACATTACCCTTGAGCGCGAGGCGTTATCGCAGTGGCTCGATAAGGGCGGCGACATCCGCGGCAAACTCAACGGTATTGGTTTTGCGCAGTTGCTGAATATGGAAGTGGATACCAGCCAGCATCTGGTGCTCCGCGATGTTAGCCTGCAAGGTTCCCGCCTTGCGTTACCCGGCACGGCGGCAGACAGCGTGCCAGAAGAGATCAAACAGCAGCTGGAAGCACTGGATACCGAATGGCATCAGCAACATACTCGCTTCAGCGAGCAGCAGAAGTGTCTCTTTATCCATAGCGACTGGTTAGGGCGCATTGAAGCCAGCCTTCAGGACGTGGGCGCGCAGATCAAACAGGCACGTCAATGCTAACGCTGGATACGCTCAACGTCATGCTGGCGGTCAGCGAGGAAGGATTGATCGAAGAGGTCGTCATTACTCTGCTGGCCACCCCACAGCTGGCGGCCTTCTTTGAAAAATTCCCAAAGCTCAAAAAGGCCATGACCGACGATCTCCCGCGCTGGCGAGATAATCTGCGTAAGCGCTTAAAAGAGACAGAAGTCCCGCCTGAACTCACTGAAGAAGTAGCGTGCTATCAGCAGTGCCAGCGGTTATCCACGCCGCAATTCATTGTTCAGCTACCGCAAACCCTGACTCTGCTGGATAAAGTCCACTCTCCGTTTGCCAGCCAGGCCAGAACGCTGGTCACCGATAACGCCACCTTTACTCCGGCACTGCATACCCTGTTTTTACAGCGCTGGCGGCTCAGCCTGGTGGTGCAGGCGACAACCCTTAACCAGCAGCTGCTTGATGAAGAGCGTGAACAGCTTCTGAGCGAAGTGCAGGAGCGTATGACGCTCAGCGGCCAGCTAGAGCAGGTGCTGGTGGAAAACGAAAACGCGGCCGGACGCCTGTGGGATATGAGCGCCGGGCAGCTACGGCGCGGTGATTACCAGCTGATTGTGAAATATGGCGACTTTCTGACGCAACAACCTGAGCTCATGAAGCTCGCAGAGCAGCTGGGCCGTTCGCGGGAGGCGAAATCCGTCCCGAAAAAAGATGCGCCAATGGAAACTTTCCGCACGCTGGTGCGTGAACCGGCAACGGTGCCAGAACAGGTTGATGGGTTACAACAGAGCGATGATATTTTGCGCCTGTTGCCTACTGAGCTGAGCACGCTGGGTATCACCGAGCTGGAGTACGAGTTTTATCGTCGGCTGGTGGAAAAGCAGTTGCTCACTTACCGGCTACATGGCGAATCCTGGCACGAAAAAATCAGCCAGCGTCCGGTGGTGCATCAGGATTTTGATGAGCAGCCGCGCGGGCCTTTTATAGTGTGCGTGGATACCTCCGGTTCAATGGGCGGTTTTAATGAGCAATGCGCGAAGGCCTTTTGCCTGGCGCTAATGCGCGTGGCCCTGGCCGACCGACGTCGCTGCTTTATTATGCTGTTTTCCAGTGAGGTGGTGGGTTACGAACTGACGGGGCAGCAAGGCATTGAGCAGGCCATCCGTTTCCTAAGCCAGCGCTTTCGTGGCGGTACCGATATGGCAAGCTGCTTTCGCGCCATTATCGAACGTATGCAGGGTGGCGACTGGTATGATGCCGATGCGGTGGTGATCTCTGACTTTATTGCCCAGCGGCTGCCGGATGATGTGGTAAATAAAGTGAAGGTGTTACAGCGCGAACATCAGCATCGTTTTCACGCTGTGGCGATGTCCGTTAATGGCAAACCCGGCATCATGCGCATCTTCGATCATATCTGGCGCTTTGATACCGGGTTACGTAGCCGCCTGCTCAGACGCTGGCGACGCTAATTAAAGAAGGGAACCGACGCTTTCACGAACCTGCTGCGGCCAAACTCCACATTGCACCTGGCCAATATGCGACAGTTGCAGCAGGAGCATAGTCAAGCGGGATTGCCCAATGCCACCCCCAATGGTCTGCGGCATCTCACCACGTAACAACGCCTGGTGCCACTCCAGCTGGAGACGATCTTCATCACCCGTAACAGTAAGCTGGCGTTTCAGCGCAGCAGCATCAACACGGATCCCCATTGAAGAAAGCTCAAATGCATCTTCAAGAACCGGGTTCCAGACCAGAATGTCACCGTTCAGACCGGCAAATTCGCTCTCGCCAGCCGTGCTCCAGTCATCGTAATCAGGCGCACGAACGTCATGACGCTTACCATCAGACAGCTTGCCGCCGATACCCATCAGGAATACAGCACCCAGTTCTTTTGCAATTGCGCGTTCACGGCCTTTAGCATCCAGATCCGGGAAGCGGCTCAGCAACTCCTGGCTGTGAACAAAGTGGATCGTTTCCGGCAGGAACGGCGCCAGACCAAACTCTTTGCTCACTGCGACTTCAGTCGCTTTGATCCCGGCGTAGATCGCCTCAACGGTGGATTTCAGCGTGCCGATATGACGCTCGCCATCACCCATTACGCGCTCCCAGTCCCACTGGTCAACATAGACAGAGTGAATAGCGGAAAGGCGGTCTTCATCAGGGCGAAGGGCTTTCATGTGCGTGTAGAGCCCTTCGCCGGCGCTGAAGTCGTGTTGTCCCAGCGTTTGACGCTTCCATTTCGCCAGTGAATGAACCACTTCGAACTGGGCATCTGGCAGTGTTTTCACTTTCACCTGAACCGCTTTTTCGCAACCAGACAAGTTATCCTGTGTCCCGTCTCCTACGCGGCTTAAGATTGGAGCCTGAACTTCAACCAGGCCGAGCTTATCTTCCAGCTGACGGGAAAAGTGGGATTTAACGAAGCTGATCTGGCGTTGTTTTGCGATGTAAGCAGTTTTCATTATTTATACTCCTGCGTCCTGTTGGTATTGATTAAGCAACAAAAATGGCACTCAATTCAATAATCCAACAACAAAAAGCCACCTTCACTTTTGATTCGTTAAAATATGACGCTAGAATAGAGTGATTCACTAATCTTCATAAGAAAAACCTATGGAAAATTATCAGATCGACAATCTGGACCGCGGCATCCTGGAAGCGTTAATGGCCAATGCACGTACCGCCTATGCAGAACTGGCAAAACAGTTTGGCGTCAGCCCCGGAACCATTCACGTGCGTGTAGAGA encodes:
- the viaA gene encoding ATPase RavA stimulator ViaA; the encoded protein is MLTLDTLNVMLAVSEEGLIEEVVITLLATPQLAAFFEKFPKLKKAMTDDLPRWRDNLRKRLKETEVPPELTEEVACYQQCQRLSTPQFIVQLPQTLTLLDKVHSPFASQARTLVTDNATFTPALHTLFLQRWRLSLVVQATTLNQQLLDEEREQLLSEVQERMTLSGQLEQVLVENENAAGRLWDMSAGQLRRGDYQLIVKYGDFLTQQPELMKLAEQLGRSREAKSVPKKDAPMETFRTLVREPATVPEQVDGLQQSDDILRLLPTELSTLGITELEYEFYRRLVEKQLLTYRLHGESWHEKISQRPVVHQDFDEQPRGPFIVCVDTSGSMGGFNEQCAKAFCLALMRVALADRRRCFIMLFSSEVVGYELTGQQGIEQAIRFLSQRFRGGTDMASCFRAIIERMQGGDWYDADAVVISDFIAQRLPDDVVNKVKVLQREHQHRFHAVAMSVNGKPGIMRIFDHIWRFDTGLRSRLLRRWRR
- the asnA gene encoding aspartate--ammonia ligase, yielding MKTAYIAKQRQISFVKSHFSRQLEDKLGLVEVQAPILSRVGDGTQDNLSGCEKAVQVKVKTLPDAQFEVVHSLAKWKRQTLGQHDFSAGEGLYTHMKALRPDEDRLSAIHSVYVDQWDWERVMGDGERHIGTLKSTVEAIYAGIKATEVAVSKEFGLAPFLPETIHFVHSQELLSRFPDLDAKGRERAIAKELGAVFLMGIGGKLSDGKRHDVRAPDYDDWSTAGESEFAGLNGDILVWNPVLEDAFELSSMGIRVDAAALKRQLTVTGDEDRLQLEWHQALLRGEMPQTIGGGIGQSRLTMLLLQLSHIGQVQCGVWPQQVRESVGSLL